A stretch of the Leguminivora glycinivorella isolate SPB_JAAS2020 chromosome 2, LegGlyc_1.1, whole genome shotgun sequence genome encodes the following:
- the LOC125242238 gene encoding LOW QUALITY PROTEIN: odorant receptor Or1-like (The sequence of the model RefSeq protein was modified relative to this genomic sequence to represent the inferred CDS: inserted 1 base in 1 codon), whose translation MSENESELLSYMSLTPHLKVLRICGIFPLDSSSPNMKRKLHGFYLCISFSFLMLYTLLQIIHVIQVRTDIEKVMDAMFLLLTFLDCMFKQVMFLKKPHKILDILNIMKGPSFNQGLDEHRPLLVQTINHALFLLRLFNKICVITCFLWITLPVYLHLKKEAVEFTIWVPFDANENSKFYMVICYVWMQTSWLGLNNSTMDIFIVYLLAQIKTQISILRLNLENLVSRSQEEMKTSHSLEELLELRFRGIIYHYNQIIKFSRIHEEVFSSAILFQFLVSGWIICTTAYRTTNMNPLSGEFLSMILYMICILSEXFLFCFYGNEVAHESQKLMESAYCMHWEDMPVKYRRYLFIFMERIKCSILPKAGKVVPLSINTFVQIVKTSYTFYTFLSNSNAN comes from the exons ATGTCTGAAAACGAAAGCGAATTACTATCATATATGAGTTTAACTCCACATTTGAAAGTACTACGAATATGTGGAATTTTTCCTTTGGATTCCTCATCACCGAACATGAAAAGGAAGCTACACGGCTTCTACTTATGCATCAGTTTTTCGTTTTTAATGCTGTATACGCTGCTGCAGATAATTCACGTCATTCAA GTACGTACTGACATCGAAAAGGTAATGGATGCAATGTTCTTACTACTAACATTTCTCGATTGCATGTTTAAACAAGTAATGTTTTTGAAGAAACCTCATAAGATACTGGACATTCTCAATATTATGAAAG GGCCGAGTTTCAACCAAGGACTAGATGAGCATCGACCACTTCTCGTGCAGACAATCAATCACGCACTATTTCTGCTGCGACTGTTCAACAAAATTTGCGTAATAACGTGTTTTCTTTGGATCACTCTACCcgtttatttacatttaaaaaaagaagCAGTTGAATTTACCATCTGGGTGCCTTTTGACGCTAATGAAAATTCAAA attttatatgGTCATCTGTTATGTATGGATGCAAACTTCGTGGCTAGGTCTAAATAATTCAACAATGGACATTTTTATTGTATACCTACTTGCACAAATCAAAACTCAAATTTCCATCTTGAG GTTAAATTTAGAAAATCTTGTAAGTAGAAGCCAAGAAGAAATGAAAACATCTCATTCTTTAGAGGAACTTCTTGAATTACGATTTAGAGGAATTATTTACCATTATAATCAAATTATAAA ATTTTCAAGGATACATGAGGAGGTATTTAGCAGTGCTATACTTTTCCAGTTTTTGGTCAGTGGTTGGATAATATGCACCACAGCCTACAGAACAACTAAC ATGAATCCTCTTTCTGGCGAATTCCTATCAATGATATTGTATATGATTTGCATTCTTTCGg attttttgttttgcttttacGGTAATGAGGTGGCTCATGAG AGCCAAAAGCTAATGGAATCTGCGTACTGCATGCATTGGGAGGATATGCCAGTAAAGTATCGTcgctacttatttatttttatggagAGAATAAAATGCTCCATATTACCGAAAGCTGGCAAGGTTGTACCACTGTCGATCAACACTTTTGTCCAG ATTGTCAAGACTTCGTATACATTCTACACTTTCTTGAGTAATTCAAACGCAAACTAA